In a genomic window of Candidatus Microthrix parvicella Bio17-1:
- a CDS encoding NAD+ synthase codes for MSTLRVALGQMNPHVGNLAGNVARLGELYDQAEAAGCDLVAFPELAVPGYPSEDLLIRRGFLEDNVEALDRVVARTGRCVALLGYADDHLAVDSVGGIRTANTVAVAAGGKVHGRYQKQRLPNYGVFDEDRYFTAGPEDQPLFSIGGLVVGVSICEDIWYVDGPPTQQSAAGADVLISLNASPYQEDRLELREQLLSDRARSAGVPVAYVNQVGAQDELIFDGGSMVVDRHGEVLARAPQFVDDLMIVDLELDPRGLEVALPLVTIEPHDVAMPSAPNHTARSVIDPPMVALALPPDAEVWEALRLGLADYFAKGGFTDACLGLSGGIDSALVAVLAADALGPERVHAVSMPSQHSSNHSRDDAEVLAATLGLDYRTVAIADMYHSFMDGLAGSFGAAEADLTEENLQARIRGTLVMALCNKFGWLALATGNKSEFAVGYSTLYGDSNGALAPIGDVYKTRVFRLARWRNQLAIERGETPPIPEHTISKAPSAELRPDQRDDQSLPAYDQLDPVLERYVDNDFTVEELLASGADPELARWVARLVDRNEFKRRQTPFALRVTKKAFGRDRRMPLTNAYSEVRWATDEVAEG; via the coding sequence ATGTCCACGCTGCGCGTCGCCCTCGGCCAAATGAACCCGCACGTGGGCAATCTGGCGGGCAACGTGGCCCGGCTGGGCGAGTTGTACGACCAGGCCGAAGCCGCGGGATGCGACCTGGTGGCGTTTCCCGAGTTGGCCGTGCCCGGATATCCCTCCGAGGATCTGCTGATCCGGCGGGGCTTTCTTGAGGACAACGTCGAGGCGCTCGATCGTGTGGTTGCACGAACCGGTAGGTGCGTGGCACTGCTCGGTTACGCCGACGATCACCTGGCGGTCGACTCGGTCGGCGGTATCCGCACGGCCAACACCGTGGCGGTCGCGGCAGGTGGCAAGGTCCATGGCCGCTATCAAAAGCAGCGCCTGCCCAACTACGGCGTATTTGACGAGGACCGCTACTTCACGGCGGGGCCTGAGGACCAGCCGCTGTTCTCCATCGGCGGGCTGGTGGTCGGCGTGTCGATCTGCGAGGACATCTGGTACGTCGACGGTCCGCCCACCCAGCAGTCGGCGGCGGGTGCCGACGTGCTCATCAGCCTGAACGCCTCGCCGTATCAGGAGGACAGGTTGGAGCTGCGGGAGCAGCTTTTGTCCGACCGTGCCCGAAGCGCAGGAGTCCCGGTGGCCTATGTCAACCAGGTCGGGGCCCAGGACGAACTGATTTTCGACGGTGGGTCCATGGTGGTCGACCGCCACGGCGAGGTGTTGGCAAGGGCGCCGCAGTTTGTCGACGACCTGATGATCGTCGATCTGGAGCTGGACCCTCGTGGGCTGGAGGTGGCGCTGCCCTTGGTGACGATCGAACCACACGATGTCGCGATGCCCAGCGCTCCCAACCACACCGCTCGTTCCGTCATCGACCCACCCATGGTTGCACTCGCCCTGCCGCCGGACGCCGAGGTGTGGGAGGCGCTGCGCCTCGGTTTGGCCGACTACTTCGCAAAGGGCGGGTTCACCGACGCCTGCCTCGGGCTCTCAGGGGGCATCGACTCGGCGCTGGTGGCCGTGTTGGCCGCTGACGCGCTTGGCCCCGAGCGCGTGCACGCCGTATCGATGCCGTCACAGCACTCCTCCAATCACAGCCGCGACGATGCTGAGGTGCTGGCGGCCACCTTGGGGCTCGACTACCGCACCGTGGCCATCGCCGACATGTACCACTCGTTCATGGACGGCCTGGCGGGCAGCTTCGGGGCAGCCGAGGCAGATCTGACCGAGGAGAACCTCCAGGCCCGCATTCGGGGCACCCTGGTGATGGCGCTGTGCAACAAGTTCGGGTGGCTTGCACTGGCCACCGGCAACAAGTCGGAGTTCGCCGTCGGCTACTCGACGCTCTACGGCGACAGCAATGGGGCCCTTGCACCAATCGGCGATGTCTACAAGACCCGGGTGTTTCGGCTGGCACGGTGGCGCAACCAGTTGGCGATCGAGCGGGGTGAAACACCGCCCATACCCGAGCACACCATCAGCAAGGCGCCGTCGGCCGAGCTTCGGCCCGACCAGCGCGACGACCAAAGCCTGCCCGCCTACGACCAGCTCGACCCTGTGTTGGAGCGGTACGTCGACAACGACTTCACCGTGGAGGAGTTGCTCGCCTCCGGTGCCGATCCCGAGTTGGCCCGGTGGGTGGCCCGCCTGGTTGATCGCAACGAGTTCAAGCGTCGGCAGACCCCGTTTGCGCTGCGGGTCACCAAGAAGGCCTTCGGCCGCGACCGGCGTATGCCGCTGACCAACGCCTACTCCGAGGTCCGCTGGGCCACCGACGAGGTGGCCGAGGGTTGA
- the glnII gene encoding glutamine synthetase GlnII, producing the protein MAYRAEYIWIDGTEPVPLMRSKTKILPDGAEVGVWGFDGSSTNQAQGANSDCVLSPVFITPDPIRGGDDKLVLCEVLVPDTMQPHPTNRRAAAVEMAKSYADQEPWFGMEQEYTFFEEGRPMGWPRAGYYYPAPQGPYYCGVGAIEIAGRQIVEAHTDACLAAGLAISGTNAEVMLGQWEFQIGPVGTVEVGDHMWMARYLLYRIAEDFNVNASISAKPIEGDWNGAGCHTNFSTKAMREGYDAVIAACESLGAPGKIEEHLAAYGHGYEDRLTGDHETAHYSEYRYGVSDRGASVRIPWQVAQDQKGYIEDRRPNANIDPYEVAALMTNTVCSDWSKR; encoded by the coding sequence ATGGCCTACCGCGCCGAGTACATCTGGATCGACGGCACCGAGCCCGTGCCGCTGATGCGTTCCAAGACCAAGATCCTCCCCGATGGTGCCGAGGTGGGCGTGTGGGGCTTTGACGGTTCCTCGACCAACCAGGCTCAGGGGGCCAACAGCGATTGCGTGCTCAGCCCGGTGTTCATCACCCCCGACCCGATCCGGGGCGGCGACGACAAGCTGGTGCTGTGCGAGGTGCTGGTGCCCGACACGATGCAGCCGCACCCGACCAACAGGCGGGCGGCCGCAGTCGAGATGGCCAAGAGCTACGCCGACCAGGAGCCGTGGTTCGGCATGGAGCAGGAGTACACGTTCTTCGAGGAGGGCCGACCGATGGGGTGGCCACGAGCCGGGTACTACTACCCCGCCCCCCAGGGTCCTTATTACTGCGGGGTGGGTGCGATCGAGATCGCCGGTCGCCAGATCGTGGAGGCTCACACCGATGCCTGCCTGGCCGCCGGCCTGGCCATCTCGGGCACCAATGCCGAGGTGATGCTGGGCCAGTGGGAGTTTCAGATCGGCCCGGTGGGCACCGTTGAGGTTGGCGATCACATGTGGATGGCCCGCTACCTGCTGTACCGGATCGCCGAGGACTTCAACGTCAACGCGTCGATCTCGGCCAAGCCGATCGAGGGCGACTGGAACGGCGCCGGTTGCCACACCAACTTCTCCACCAAGGCCATGCGGGAGGGCTACGACGCGGTCATCGCCGCATGTGAATCGCTCGGTGCTCCCGGCAAGATCGAGGAGCACCTGGCCGCCTACGGCCACGGCTACGAGGATCGACTCACCGGCGACCACGAGACCGCCCACTACTCGGAGTACCGCTACGGCGTCTCCGACCGTGGCGCTTCGGTACGCATCCCGTGGCAGGTGGCTCAAGACCAGAAGGGCTACATCGAGGATCGCCGCCCCAACGCCAACATCGATCCCTACGAGGTGGCGGCGTTGATGACCAACACCGTCTGTTCCGATTGGTCCAAGCGGTAG
- a CDS encoding glutamine synthetase family protein produces the protein MNGPTHSNYVLRTVEERGIRLIRLWFCDVLGHMKSVAISPVELEIVFEEGLQFDGSAIDGFSRVYESDVLARPDPSSFGVLRGGEDGGPATAAMFCDIETLDGEPFSGDPRAVLRRVMAETRAEGYEFMCAPEVEFFYFASGDPGHQPQPLDEASYFDLTISEVASDLRRRTIGRLEAMAIPVEYSFHEDGNSQHEIDLTWDDGLSMADNIMTLRMVVREEAHVEGVHATFMPKPLSGQQGSGMHTHMSLFQDDTNAFHDPDDQYGLSEVGRAFVAGLLRHASEITAVTNQLVNSYKRLVPGFEAPNTISWARNNRSALVRIPRHKAGKHVSTRVEYRAPDPACNPYLAFALILAAGMKGVREGYELPPEAPDNLHRLSDAERSALGIGTLPRSLAQALEDMESSQLVQDTLGPHIFEWFVRNKYSEWADYKAHVSQFELDRYLRAW, from the coding sequence ATGAACGGCCCGACGCACAGCAATTACGTCCTGCGCACCGTCGAGGAGCGTGGCATTCGGCTGATCCGACTGTGGTTCTGCGACGTGCTGGGCCACATGAAGTCGGTGGCCATCTCGCCGGTCGAGCTGGAGATCGTCTTCGAGGAGGGCCTCCAGTTCGACGGGTCGGCGATCGACGGGTTCTCCCGCGTGTACGAGAGCGACGTGTTGGCCCGCCCCGACCCGTCGAGTTTCGGGGTGCTCCGGGGTGGCGAGGACGGCGGTCCTGCCACCGCCGCCATGTTCTGTGACATTGAAACCCTCGACGGCGAACCATTCTCCGGCGACCCAAGGGCGGTCCTGCGTCGTGTGATGGCCGAAACCCGCGCTGAGGGGTACGAGTTCATGTGCGCTCCCGAGGTGGAGTTCTTCTACTTCGCCTCGGGCGACCCTGGTCACCAGCCGCAGCCGCTGGACGAGGCCAGCTACTTCGATCTCACGATCAGCGAAGTGGCCTCCGACCTTCGGCGCCGCACCATCGGCCGCCTGGAGGCGATGGCGATCCCCGTGGAGTACTCGTTCCACGAGGACGGCAACAGCCAGCACGAAATCGACCTCACCTGGGACGACGGCCTCTCGATGGCCGACAACATCATGACGCTGCGCATGGTGGTTCGGGAGGAGGCCCACGTGGAGGGCGTGCACGCCACCTTCATGCCAAAGCCGCTCTCCGGTCAACAGGGCTCCGGCATGCATACCCACATGTCGCTGTTTCAAGACGACACCAACGCCTTTCACGATCCCGACGACCAGTACGGCCTGTCGGAGGTGGGCCGGGCCTTCGTGGCCGGACTGCTGCGCCACGCATCGGAGATCACCGCAGTGACCAACCAGTTGGTGAACAGCTACAAGCGGCTTGTGCCCGGTTTCGAGGCACCCAACACGATCAGCTGGGCCCGCAACAACCGCTCGGCGCTGGTGCGCATCCCGCGCCACAAGGCGGGCAAGCACGTGTCCACCCGGGTGGAATACCGGGCACCCGACCCCGCATGCAACCCGTATTTGGCCTTCGCCCTCATCCTTGCCGCCGGCATGAAGGGGGTGCGGGAGGGCTACGAGCTGCCACCGGAGGCTCCCGACAACCTGCACCGGCTCTCCGATGCGGAACGGTCGGCCCTCGGTATCGGCACGCTCCCCCGGTCGCTGGCCCAGGCGTTGGAAGACATGGAATCGTCGCAGTTGGTTCAGGACACACTGGGCCCACACATCTTCGAATGGTTCGTGCGCAACAAGTACTCCGAGTGGGCCGACTACAAGGCCCACGTCAGCCAGTTCGAACTCGATCGCTACCTCAGGGCCTGGTGA
- a CDS encoding winged helix family transcriptional regulator codes for MTHPSGELLVHPAPSPELARLLDFAGLRWVTVADDLAARNAAGTPSGAIVSLGDGDPRAVDDETMANERDPAWPVLEALTRRDPPVSAVVVLVRGNRLGELAGRDELFADFCLTPFHPTELEARLTHLLAVSTGSPIGRSTAGPDVTDLVHCGPLVLNTESYQARIADRALDLTYMEYELLRFLAERPEKVHSREVLLSQVWGYDYFGGARTVDVHIRRLRSKLGEEHARMIQTVRSVGYRFGRAD; via the coding sequence ATGACCCACCCGTCCGGTGAACTGTTGGTGCACCCGGCACCTTCCCCCGAGCTGGCACGACTGTTGGATTTCGCCGGCCTGCGTTGGGTGACGGTGGCCGACGACTTGGCGGCACGTAATGCTGCCGGCACGCCGTCGGGAGCCATCGTGAGCCTTGGGGACGGCGACCCCCGTGCGGTCGACGATGAGACAATGGCCAACGAACGTGACCCGGCTTGGCCAGTGCTCGAAGCGTTGACGCGTCGCGACCCCCCCGTGTCGGCGGTCGTGGTACTGGTCCGGGGAAACCGGCTGGGTGAGCTGGCCGGACGCGACGAGCTGTTCGCCGACTTCTGCCTCACCCCGTTTCACCCAACCGAGTTGGAGGCCCGTCTGACTCATCTGCTGGCGGTCTCGACAGGCTCGCCCATCGGACGTTCCACGGCCGGTCCCGACGTTACCGACCTGGTGCACTGCGGCCCGCTGGTGCTGAACACGGAGAGTTACCAGGCGCGCATCGCCGACCGTGCGTTGGACCTCACCTACATGGAGTACGAACTGCTTCGATTTCTGGCCGAGCGCCCCGAGAAGGTGCACAGCCGCGAGGTGCTCCTCAGCCAGGTGTGGGGATACGACTACTTCGGCGGCGCCCGCACGGTGGACGTACACATCCGACGGCTGCGTTCCAAGCTGGGCGAGGAGCACGCAAGGATGATCCAGACGGTGCGCTCGGTGGGTTACCGGTTCGGACGAGCCGACTGA